Within Pygocentrus nattereri isolate fPygNat1 chromosome 17, fPygNat1.pri, whole genome shotgun sequence, the genomic segment GTCAGGGGTTTTCGTGTGTTTGATAGACAGCATGTGCCTAATTGCGAGGCATAAAGCGTTTAAGGAGACGAACACAAGTGATAGAGAGCGCCGAGCCCCGTGCGTAAAGATGCGCAAAATCCATGGCCACCGTGTGACCGTGCGCCTGATCGACGCGGCGAACTTTGTCACTCTTCATCACTAACGCACGCAAGAAGGAAACCCCCCTCGCCTCGTGACGTCAGGCAGATCGCTTAAAAAGATGGGCTTCGGAGGTGGGGGGAGATCAGCTGCGACGGAGAGACAGACGAAGAGGAAGCCGCCGCAAAACCCTCACGACTCTTCAAGCCATTTCCCGCCAAATCCACCGCTGGAAAGATGCTCTCCACGCGTGTCCAGTGCGCTCTCGCGCTCCTCTCCCTCGCACTCGCCCTCAGCAGCGTGTCCGGCGCGCCGTCCGACGCCAAACTGCGGCAGTTTCTTCAGAGGTCGCTCATCGGCCCGTCCGGAAAACAGgtaatgaatgaaagaaagaaagaaagcgagagaaaagagaggaagaacgagagagaatgagagagagagatgttctACGTCTTTCTGCTAAGCCTCCAAAGCAGCCAAACATTCGGTTCATATCCTATTAAAACTTGTATAATGAGTTGCGCACCGTACTGCGCAGTTACGCTGAGCTACGCTGAGCTACGCTGAGCTGTCCGAGGTGCTGGAATGTTTGGCTTTTCATTCTTCTGCAGGCTTTGGAGCACTTGCATTGCCTAAAACGACGACCTTTGGTTTGTTTTGAATGGTTTTAACCCATTCtttgttaatatctctgcaacGCAAGGCGCTCAAGAGCAGCGATGTAGTCTAGAGGACTTAAACCAGTCACTGAACGGGTTGCTCCTCTCTCAAAGTAAAAACCACGTACAGCTGAGCTGCGCTCCTAATACTCTTGCGTTGGTTCTAGCACAGACCTTTTAATGGATATGGAGGCTTTACGATATGTCGAGGTTCTTTGAGCACTCCGCATAATGAACACGCTGAGCACTTGGTTTCACGCACACGTCTCATTCAGtagttctttaagtgttctgctcaaaggcagtggttctatttagaaccactaGCATCtcgaaatggttctttagagtgatggagaatgtgttgcatgggGTTGTATAGAGAACCTTtctgaatatggttctatatgggttctgcttttgttacaaAGTCAAGCAATAGAAGATAATACAGCTTTTGTTGCTATAGGGAACCattcaatttgaagaaccattttatcatgcaaagaactatttaagcatgataGAACTTATGGTTCTAAGCAGAACGATTGcatttagtaaagaacccttaagaACTATGTTTTTTAAGCGAGTGGTACCTTTTCTGGCGCACGTTaattggggtgtgtgtgtgtgtgtgtgtgtgtgcgtgcgttcCTCTCAACAGGAGCTCGCCAGATACACGCTCGCAGAGTTGCTCTCAGAGCTGGCGCAGGCGGAGAACGAGGCGCTGGAAGCGGAGGACATGCCCCGCGGAGCTGAGCAGGAGGACGTGCGCATGGAGCTGGAGCGCGCCGCCGGTCCCGTGCTCGCGCCCCGCGAGCGCAAAGCGGGATGCAAGAATTTCTTCTGGAAAACTTTCACGTCCTGCTAATCGTTCGTCACCAAACTATCGCCGAGGCCTATTTTTTCCACagttttttctctccttttctctccttttggTTCCCACGCATTCACGACCACATCATGATGTTCATCATTAATGTCTCCAAAAAGttgtaaataagaaaataaaagttgTTAACTTTGGTCTTTTGACGACAGTGACGACAGTTTAAATTGTCATTGATCATTTGACGTTTTGCGGAGAGACTCGAAAGGATGCTTTACGAATGTATGGAAATTCTGCTACTGGTTGTGCTTTaggcagaaaaaaatatttttaattgtttgtttgAATAAATATCTATGTTTCAGACCCAATGCATGACGCAAATTTGTCATCCAAGAcatgcgagagagagacagagagagagagagagagagagagagagacagagagagagagagagacagagagagagacagagagagagagaaagagagagagagagagagagagagagagagaggcagagagagagagagagagagagagacagagagagagagagagacagagagagagacagagagagagacagagagagacagagagagagacagagagagagaaagagagagagagagagagagagagagagacagagagagacagagagagagagagacagagagagagagagagagagagagagagagagagagagagagacagagagagagagagagacagagagagagagagagagagagagacagagagagagagagagagagacagagagagagagagagacagagagagagacagagagacagagagagagagagagagagagagacagagagagatagagagacagagagagagacagagagagagagagagagagagagagagacagagagagagaggcttatATTGATAGAGAATTTTTACAAACCCTTCCGGAAACCTGTGTGTAGAATACAGCAGAAtagaacaaaacagaaaagataAACTTTCAAAGcaggttcttcaatggttccaTGGTTCTACCTGGACCTGCGAACACTCACCGAACAATTTAAACGcataaatggctctttgcattgttaaatggctcttctctatgatggaaacctgctatatatggttctttaacAAACCTTTTTCAATATGTTGTAAGGAGTGCTAAAGAGGGCCACtgttaaaagtattttaattgtttttgatactatatagaaccctttttgtatAAAGATatagaacagaataaaatagtTCCAAACTACAAAACAACGACCTAAAAGATGGTAGAGTAGAGAAGACTTTCTGCCCTTCATCGATAGGTTAGCTtgtcaacacaacacaaaaagaGGTCTGAATAAGTGTGACTCCTTACAGTTCACTCAGAACTTTGTCTTTGTAAgagtgtgatagagagagagagagagagagagagagagagagagacagagagagagagagagagagagagagagagacagagagagagagagagagagagagagagacagagagagagagagagagagagagagagagagagagagagagagagagagcattaagGAGAATTAAGCTGTGCTGGTAAATTAGCTAGACTTTTAATAACCTCTCCCACGCTAACAGCTTCTGTTAAGAAAGCTCTCAAACAATTAAACCATGAGTGGGTATGATTGCTTTCAGGCTGAGTCtcaatgaatgtgtgtgtgtgtgtgtgtgtgtgtgtgtgtgtgtgtgtgtgtgtgtgtgtgtgtgtgcgcgtgttaTCTCCCTTCACAGGCTGGGTTCCTACACGAGAGTTCTGGATTGACAGACtcattaaatattgtgttttattacCCTGAAAAAGGTTCAATTCATAAATGACCCTGGAAAAGGAAACACTTTTTACAGGCTTATGCTGTAAGAACATGTTGCTCtaagaaataaaacaacactggACAGAGTGTATGACACAGCAATGCAATACAATGAGATCTGAAACAAACCACATGGAAGAATAATTATGTAGTTCAACAAAATAGCCAGTGGTGGACAACGCTCTTAAAAGTACAAATCCGAAATGGTCATTGGCTTGGACATACACTCGCAGGAAAACTCTTTAGTTGGTTAGGAATCTGTGCATGGTGTGGTAAATGAATAAAACGTTCACACTTCCAtacctcatttttaaaaatgtgttcctTAAGAAGGGAACCAACGGTGCTTCTTTTTTGGTGTTGCTATAAATTTACAAGTATAAATCTACTTTGCTCTCTAAATCGGAGATGTCCAAGCTTCTTTgcttggtggggggggggttcaatCTCAGTCATAAAACCACCAGTGTTAAATTAGCTCAACCAGCATTAAATGGGCAGAGGAAGCTCGCATAAACTCTGCTGGTGTTCATTTTACACTGGTGACTTCAACGCATAAGCCAGAGGAATACAAAATAACACAGAGAATGCACACCATTCAAGAAGAAAATCCATGTGAGATGTGTCTGGAAAGCAATGGccatgaaaaacaacaccagacTCTCAAAATTGATGTCCTATCACGGACTAATGCCTAGTCCTGTGTGCCTCTGCACTTTGTCCACATCTAAAGCACCTTATAAGTTAGTTTGGGCTTGCTCTATTCAGAAAATAGAGGAAAAGGCCATTGCAAATAGCAAGTCTTTGTTTTTTATGGAGCCTTAAAGCTCAAATTGTTTACTGATAGCAGTTCTTGTTTGATGGAGACATATGgttaaataattcatttacatCTATTAAATGTCATCGAAAGGACAGATCTGTTAAAGACATTTCATCCGTCTCCCTCCTGATGAATTAAACTCACACACTTGACAATGACTCTGAAGCACATACCATCCATCCTAATCCTGATAGAAATAGAGAAAATGTGTAGAATTCACAGATTTACGGAATTTATAGTACAAACGTGGATAAACCATGAGGCTTGACAACTATTCTAGCAAGTTGCATAAGTCAAAAGTGTTTAAAGTACAGCAACTTTCTATGCTAAGCAGCATGATAAATCGCATtgaaagaggaattccactggcTTTTAATCGTTTGTGCACAATTAAATGATTGTtcaaatggtttgatgtgagatccTTCATTCTGGAGAAACTAACTGGTTTcggtcaccaccactgtgaacaaatttAACTCAGACATCTCAAGAATTTTATGTCTTGGAACTTTATATCTTAAAGCCCCCCTTCTACCTGATGCCCAAGATACTGTTTTAAGATAGTTTTAAGTCAAtctttggtctaaaatgtattttagtaaTCCATTCAGGGCAAAGAAGTGCATGTAGGAGGTTATAAGGCAATGCAGTAATATTAGCAGTTTTACTGCTATCCTACCATTATCAAAATGACATGTAAACCCCTCAAAGACATGTGACAGTTCACTCATTGtttagtaaaatgaataaaattgcaATATTTACTCTGTGAACAGCATTTTCCCTGCttcccatcatcaccatttttgagaaatcagagttggtaagtttctacACAATGAGCCACTTCACATCAAGCCTTTCTGAATGGCTTTGGTTGCATGTCGGTGAGTTTTGTGGACATTTTAACAAATATGTGATAAATATGATCGCATGCAGTGAACTGGTATGCTGTGTACAGAAacgttttcagttttcagataCTTCAAATCATGTACaattcccaaaaaagttgggaaatacaaacaaaatgcaaggatgtccaaatcatttaaaccctagatttcattgaaaatagtacaaagacaacatatcaaatgttgaaactgagaaatgtgattgttttttataaatatatacccatttcaaatttgatgccaaaatcacgttccaaaaaatttgggacggcagcaacaaaaggctggtaaagttgtgcaaTACTAAGAAACACCTGGCGGTTAATTGgccagtaacatgattgggaaacggagcatcccagagagtctTCCAGAGTAAACATGACGAGGGGTTCGCCACAGTGAAagacaaatagtgcaacaattcaagagtaatgttttccaaagaaaaatagcaaagaacgtttgcttttcatcatctatggcacagattcagagaatctggagatgGACGGAGGTGCAGAGGGAAAGTGCCTCGTGTTCctacaaatcaaaatttgacattttttttggaaatcatggacattgtgtcctccaAGCTAAGGACCACttagcttgttatcagtgcacagttcaaaggCAAGTATTGATGAGGGTATAGGggtggtataggggtgcattagtgcacatctgtgaaggcaccattaatgctgaacaatatatacatgttttggcaacatgttttttttttggaaataaggtTGTATTATTTCAATAACATTGTATTTTGGTGGTCCCCTGTGGCTGTTTTACTTAACAACTATTAGTTGAGAAACGTGTCATATTTGTGTGTCATAAGAGTCAGAATTAATGTTTGGATTAGATTCAGGTGTGGGTATTACATTATGGTGAAATTCATAAATTGAGTTAAATCTATGTTAAATATGAGTATTTAtttaccaacctcatctccttcttgccctccttccctgctctaccccgctattaccctttggcctcctttaaggcctgactatgtttgttctatgtacttcattatttgtaagtcgctttggataaaagcgtctgctaaatgtaatgtaatgtaatgtaatgttagaTCTTTTAGAGGGCTTGGTCATAgtctacattaaaaataaagacataaaaCTAAAAGAATCTGGAACAGTGGTTCCCAAAGTCAGTCCTGGGGGTTGGATTCTGGCTCTTTTGTGTTTGCAGTACTGGAACATGCCTGCCCTAGCACACGAATGGCTAAGTAATTAGATTTAGATATTATTTAGATATTAATTAGATAGAACAGAGTTATAGAGTATATTAGATATTAATTAGATACAGAGTTGAAGCAGGTATGCTagatgagagaaaaagacaaatgcTCATTGTGTGGGATTCCCCATGGGTGGTATTTGGAACCATTGGTCCAAaaatagtattaataataaaggGGAAACACGACAAGAAAAAGTAAGAACACACTCTAGTTGCTAATAATGTATTAAAGACTTTATTTTACATTGTTGGGAAAACACAATCATGGCACAAACCTGAGTGATTTCggtgtaagaaaaaaaaaacacattacccAGTCATCATTAGAACATCATTAGAACAACGTGTTACTCCCTTACATCTGAATTTTAGTTTTTGTCTTAAAGAACACGTTCTGTTTATTGCGTAGAGCCATTTTAAATTGATCGTTAATTCTGACATTTAGAGAGATTcctgaaattttgaaatgtgGAAAGAGGAGACAGGTCACTGTACACTGCCacttttttccttcacttttgGCACATGCCCTTTTTACTGTACCCCCTCCCACCTTACTTTGtgctttctctcgctcttctgGCTGTACTCTGACTTCACCCTCTGCCCCATTGTCTTCTGTAGCTCCTTTAAAACGTCGTTTATCTGCTTCCTGCTGTCCCTCTACGCTCTCCACATTCTGAAAGACTCAATCTgtgaatctgtgtgtgtcttgtcTTCTTCTAGGAGCTTTACAATAAGCACACATTTTATGGGAGAGCACCTTGTGTCTATGGGCGACGTGATTATTAGTGATCGATGTTCTATTTCTGCAGTACTGAGCGGTTTCACTGAGTTCAGCTCACAGTATAGATTGGTTTAAGTGAACTAAATACTTGTGTGGTCAATGAACAAGTATTCGGTTTATTTACACGCATGGTTCATTCGAAGGAACAAGACCTAAGATCTTGCAAATTTCCCTTCAACAggtgtggtactgaaatctgtaTGTGCtgactttactctgtttgaACAGAATCACAAAGCATAAATATTAATACAGTGATGATTTAAATTGAGTCGTTACAAAATAGGCTATAGAGAAACCATGTTGTCCTTGCTGTGGACATCACTGCCTTAATTTTAActgttaaatgcggaggtggaatttccccggttgtgggatcaaaaaagtatcacttaatgttCAAACTTAACGTTCAAACTTATAAATccagcatcccagagaggctgtcTTTCAGAATTACAGAtagggaggggttcaccactctgtaaaaGGCTGTGTGAGCAAATTCAAGAATAATTTTGTCAATTGACAATAGCAAGAACTTGAGGATTTCATCATTTCTTCAAACAATCCTGAGAATAGAGAGAACTCCCTGGATGCAAGAGACAAAGCCAAAATCCCACACTGGCTGGCCATGaccctgcattaaaaacagccaCAATTCTGTGGTAGTAATCACTGCATGGACACTGCATGAAACCATCATCTGTGAACAGTTtatcgctgcatccacaaaagttaaaactctaaaatgccaGACCTCATTTATGCAGTAGGCAAATTGGAAAACTCAATCACTCACTAATCAaaatttaaaattcattttgaaaatcatggacatcgcATTTTCccggctaaagaggagagggaccatcctgCTTGCTATAAGTACGGAGTctaaaagccagcatccatgatgatgagggggtgcattagtgcattaGGCATgagtgacttgcacatctgtaaaggcactattaatgctgaatgatatgtaCAGATTTTGGAAGAGTGCGCTTGGAACTCAgtaaaactacaacacacaaatGGTTCAAATGAACATACACGATTGCAAATACATCCTGCACAACTCTGTTGCCTTGCTCGCTATGTTTAACAGCTGGGAGGCTTAATAAAATACAATCACTCACATTTTCAACATCAAATAAATTGCCAATATCAAACTTTAGCATGATAATATTGCATCTACTTACAGACAATGCTTGGATAAATGATTGCATGCAGGATGGAAGGAGATGTTTATCAGAACAGTAAGCTGTGCAATGCCGTGCTCACAATGTGCTCTGCTACCATAAAAGAAGCAGGAAATTGCATCACCTAGTGGCAAGGAGTACTAAGTAATTGTGCCGCCTAGTGGCAAAGGGTAATagcaacacaataaaaacactatcAATAAAGTCCAGAACACTCCCCGCCTGGTGTCTGTGAGGATACCACCTATGTATTAATCTATAAACACACAAAGTCCACATTTAAGCATCTGAAGGAAGTAACAGGACAGTCTCTGCAATGGGCCGAAGGAGGGCTCTACATAAGCCTCCTCTTGCTATTTTCATTTCAACCTTGCGTACTTTCCCATCTTCCCCAGGAAATGTGTACCAAATGTGTTGGTAATTATGCCTACAGgccattcatccattcatttctATGGACCTGACCATCCTTCAGCATCACTACATCTCCCTTCTGGAGGTTTTGGCTGCTATCTTTCCACTTCCTTCTGCATTGTAGGGTTGGCAGATAATCTCTCCTCCAGCGATGCCAGAAAGTGTTGGCTAAAGCTTGGACTTGCCGCCACTGACTTGCATATAGATCCTTATCATCAAACTCACCCTGAGGAGGAGGATGTGTCCCAATTTTCTGGGTAAGGAGTGTTGCTGGTGACAGGATAAGAGGAGAATCAGGATCTGTTGACACAGGGACCAATGGCCTTGAATTCACAATTGCTGAAACTTCAGCCATGAAAGTAGTGAGAACCTCATGAGTAAATCTTGAAGGTTCCATCTTGAGAAACACTGAATCAAGAATACGTCTACTGATGCCTATCAGACGTTCCCAACTGCCCCCATGTGAGAACTATGAGGAGGGTTGAAGTTCCAAGTACATGCATTGTCAGATTGATATTGCTGGACTTCTTTGTTGCTGGATACAATTTCAATTTTCAGTTCTTTGCAAGCACCCATGAAATTCATCCCACAGTCTGACCTTAGCTGCTTTGCAGATCCCTTGATAGAGAAGAATCATTGCAAGGCATTTATGAATGACTCAGTGACTTGATTACTTCAATGTGTATGGCTCGAGTGCTCATGCAcgtaaatacactgctcaaaaaaataaagggaacacttaacacaatataactccaaggaAATCACTTCTGTGATTCTTCTGTGAaacgtctgtgaaatcaaactgtccacttaggaagcaacactgattgacaatcaatttcactgctgttgtgcaaatggaacagacaacaggtggttctttctggctgatgttgtggtcacttttgaatgttggtggtgctttcacactcgtggtagcaggagacggactctacaacccacacaagtggctcaggtagtgcagctcatccaggatggcacatcaatgcgagctgtggcaaggtttgctgtgtctgtcagtgtagtgtccagaggctggaggccctaccaggagacaggccagtacaccaggagacgtggaggaggccgtaggagggcaacaacccagcagcaggaccgctacctccgcctttgtgcaaggaggaacaggaggagcactgccagagccctgcagaatgacctccagcaggccacaaatgagcatgtgtctgcacaaacggttagaaaccgactccatgaggacggtatgagggcccgacgtccacagatgggggttgtgctcacagcccaacaccgtgcaggatgcttggcatttgccagagaacaccaggattggcaaattcaccactggcgccctgtgatcttcacagatgaaagcaggttcacactgagcacatgtgacagacgtgacagagtctggagacgccgtggagagcgatttgctgcctgcaacatccttcagcatgaccggtttggtagtgggtcagtaatggtgtggggtggcatttctttggagggccgcacagccctccatgtgctcgccagaggtagcctgactgccattaggtaccgagatgagatcctcagaccccttgtgagaccatatgctggtgcggttggccctgggttcctcctaatgcaggacaatgctagacctcatgtggctggagtgtgtcagcagttcctgcaagatgaaggcattgaagctatggactggcccaccagtttcccagacctgaatccgattgagcacatctgggacatcatgtctcgctccatccactaacgccacgttgcaccacagactgtccaggagttggcggatgctttagtccaggtctgggaggagatccctcaggagaccatccgccacctcatcaggagctgcccaggcgttgta encodes:
- the sst1.1 gene encoding somatostatin 1, tandem duplicate 1; its protein translation is MLSTRVQCALALLSLALALSSVSGAPSDAKLRQFLQRSLIGPSGKQELARYTLAELLSELAQAENEALEAEDMPRGAEQEDVRMELERAAGPVLAPRERKAGCKNFFWKTFTSC